A single Botrytis cinerea B05.10 chromosome 1, complete sequence DNA region contains:
- the Bcrtc5 gene encoding Bcrtc5 codes for MGQSQSGTSDKYVTTQQLSHELARKFEKRCFTPLELFSFKDVFKSLADHQDGVAYLKEDTIARFLEIPDILGASPIIFQMVSYLGAFPFGQDAPAVLGFEQMIMVVVIMTERYQRVLKKGSRDRAKLLFRSLAVYDRRESRAGVEIEEDKADTTPPLAEGDGVVKKHAAGFAIDEAVNDDDEEDDDDLALAALESLDAIEVFRHGDPPIAQATIPSDNLKKLIMLLLLVAPLGIQESLAHHNERLASSQLESLRRTADNILAAFVNVEKFPGVKIHQFNTVIPISLPFVFHGFNALFEHFLFSKNIDFTKRKDSSEAPPPLPLNAELDQPLLPQIGEILDLNVLSQLSFFLPGDSLFRRLRLLYSGGDAGFSMGSFETRVFNWRAPTILLVAGNRIEDSPTGGQERNFADTLPPKRFANSGKSSRVVFGVYLSQPWRQTHKECFGDTDTLLFQLEPVHEVFHASVINKDYVAFSKPPSAHPCLSFGCPHPKTKQTAGLSTHVNLGAVSLYLDSSFEFGVFTHNYSSGGGAFHNSETRRTDFQDRFEIESLEVWGCGGDAEAQKQKEMWAWEEREAEARRKINLGTGDIEADRALLEMAGLIGGNRSGGSMN; via the exons ATGGGTCAATCTCAGTCTGGTACCAGTGATAAGTATGTTACAACACAGCAGCTGAGTCATGAACTG GCTCGGAAATTCGAAAAACGTTGCTTTACACCCCTCGAATTGTTTTCATTCAAGGATGTCTTCAAGAGTCTTGCGGATCATCAAGATGGAGTCGCATATCTCAAAGAAGATACCATCGCACGATTCCTGGAGATTCCGGATATACTAGGCGCTTCCCCGATTATATTCCAGATGGTATCCTATCTTGGTGCGTTTCCATTTGGTCAGGATGCGCCAGCAGTCTTGGGGTTTGAACAGATGATTATGGTGGTAGTAATCATGACGGAAAGATATCAGAGGGTGTTGAAGAAGGGCAGCAGGGACCGGGCAAAGCTACTATTTCGAAGTCTGGCGGTATACGACAGAAGGGAATCTCGCGCAggggttgaaattgaagaagacaaGGCGGACACCACACCTCCGCTAGCAGAAGGAGATGGTGTTGTCAAAAAACATGCTGCAGGATTCGCTATCGATGAAGCTGTgaatgatgacgatgaagaggatgatgatgatcttgCTTTAGCTGCGCTTGAGTCACTGGATGCTATTGAAGTATTTCGTCACGGAGATCCGCCCATAGCTCAAGCTACGATTCCATCCGACAATCTTAAAAAATTGATCATGCTGCTCCTATTGGTAGCACCATTAGGAATCCAAGAGAGTTTAGCTCACCACAACGAAAGACTCGCCAGTTCACAATTAGAAAGTCTTCGGAGAACAGCGGACAACATTCTTGCAGCTTTTGTAAATGTGGAAAAATTCCCCGGCGTTAAAATACATCAATTCAACACTGTGATACCCATTTCATTGCCTTTTGTATTTCATGGATTCAATGCTCTGTTCGAACACTTTTTGTTCTCCAAGAACATTGATTTCACAAAACGAAAAGATTCTTCAGAAGCACCGCCCCCATTGCCTTTGAATGCTGAATTAGATCAGCCTCTCCTTCCACAAATAGGTGAAATACTGGATCTTAATGTCTTGTCGCaactttccttctttcttcccgGAGATTCCCTCTTCCGTCGTCTTCGACTGCTCTATTCAGGTGGCGATGCTGGATTCTCAATGGGTTCTTTCGAGACAAGAGTATTCAACTGGCGTGCACCAACTATCCTTTTGGTCGCCGGAAACAGAATTGAGGATTCTCCCACTGGTGGTCAGGAAAGAAATTTTGCAGACACATTGCCGCCCAAAAGATTTGCCAATAGTGGCAAATCATCTAGAGTTGTTTTTGGAGTTTACCTCTCACAACCTTGGAGACAAACTCATAAAGAGTGTTTTGGAGACACCGACACACTACTTTTTCAACTCGAACCTGTCCATGAGGTCTTTCACGCTTCGGTAATCAATAAGGATTATGTGGCATTCTCTAAACCCCCATCAGCCCATCCATGTTTATCTTTTGGGTGTCCACATCCCAAAACGAAACAGACGGCCGGACTATCTACTCATGTGAATCTCGGCGCCGTCTCATTATATCTGGATTCCTCCTTTGAATTTGGCGTTTTCACACACAACTATTCATCTGGAGGAGGAGCGTTCCACAACAGTGAAACCAGACGCACAGATTTTCAGGACAGATTTGAGATCGAAAGTTTAGAAGTCTGGGGTTGTGGAGGCGATGCTGAGGctcaaaaacaaaaggagATGTGGGCttgggaagaaagagaggcggaggcgaggaggaagattAATTTAGGAACTGGTGATATTGAAGCCGATAGGGCGTTGTTAGAAATGGCGG